The Punica granatum isolate Tunisia-2019 chromosome 4, ASM765513v2, whole genome shotgun sequence sequence GGTCGATCCGACTATTCTAGTCGAGCTGGGTCGATTCAATAAGTGGTAAAGCTCTctcagcgtgaattttttacatttacaATGACTCGAACTTGAGACTttgcttaagcggaacaagcgccgaaccgcttgaaccaacccataTTTGTTCATGCAGTCTTTCCTTTATAAATAACAGTTTGgagatttaaaaaatttccttcATTTTCACTGTGCTTATAGTTCCTCCAAACCATAAACAGATAGATCAGTTCTTGTTCGAACCTGTTGGAAGTAGGATTATGTTTGGGAAGAAAATGAAGTGTACTTTAGGTGGATGGTTGTTGCTGTCAGCTGCATATCGTTAATTACCTATCCTCATGGAGTGTCGGAGGATTTAGAGAATCTCTCTGTCGAGAGAGTGGTCTCCTACTTAGATAACTTGGCATATAAGTTGGAATTATCTGAAGTAATCGAATCTCAACCATCATCTCAATGTGAAAGACCAGAAAGCCAATTTCTCAATGATGTTTACAATGAAGGGAGGGGTTGGCTCGGTAAATTTGGACGGAATGTGTTATTGTTTTAAGAAAGATACAACCTTTTGATTGTTGAAGGAATGTACCCTTTCCTGGAGGTGTTCAGGCCTTCAAGCACTTCCAATAGATGCCAGAATCTGCATTTCGGCATTGTTGTTTAACAGGTCAATGGAGGTGCTATCAGTGTCAGAACCATGGAATCTTCAAACGATGATCATGTCCTCCAGATATAGTTGATCAGTTCAATCTTCAACCCGTGTCATCGTAGCATCCAGATACCCGATATAACAGCATAGCAAAGGTGACTCAGCGAAATTAATTGCAATCTGTTGATTCGAGTTCTatcacctgttgattctacgaatactagGGAATagacatcaaactcgaattAAATCCGAGAATGGGCAAAAGAGCACGGTAGCtccaaaattttattgataaaaaagACAACCGTCCTTAACCGTAGGGTtttacaaagcttaaataagaattaaaacacctaaattacatgaaagccatgaacttttcctaaaattgcaaaaacacccaaataacataaaaatatctgttagaggccctaaacgatggaattcgccTTAAATCTCTTCTTTTCACGCCCGTGAGTTGTGCTCCTGAAGCCATTTCCCTCAAAACAGGGTTGTCAGAATCTGTTTTTCTCGAGATATCGATTTGTCACGTCTTCTGCCAAATCAAAAGGACCCCTAAAAATTGTATCTTGAAATGATGAGAGCAGACCTGATATGTATAGGAAGTGGCAGCAGACATGATATGTATGGAGGTGCTATCAGAGTCAGAACCATGGTATCTGTTTGCAAACATGAGTGTCCCCTTGCTTAATATCTCGGATTTGGGATCCTTGACAGCATAAATAACACATAGACGAGCACATGATTCACAAAGATCCGCTTAACGATATTGTAGTGTTCAAGTACACACCGCCGAATCACGTCTTCGAGATGAACCAGACGGGGTTCCAATACTGCATCAAGCCACCAGTAAACCTGGCCCTGACCACTGGAAATGATGTCGTCACAATCGTGACCCCGGGGAAGAAACGGTACATTTGTGGAGTTGGTGAGCACTGCATCCTGTTTCAGCAGAAGCTCGCAATCAACGTGCGCGAAGCCAATGCTCCTACTCCTGCTCCTGCTCCAACGGCCCTGGCTCCAACTCCTTCCTCCAATCAGTACTTCTCCTCTGCCTTCTCCATCATAGCTCTCCTCCGGATCTAAGATCTTTTCCGCTGCTGGTCTCCCTGCCACTGTGGCTACGGCTGCATTTTAATTGAATCTTGTGACGTTCAGCATTTGTGCATGCCCCAAAATAATTTGACTGCTATGATCACTTTAGTCATTCATTTTGCACTAGTTATAGGCTTTCATTTACCCCTGAGGCATCACGAAAGACTTTTCATTTACATCATACTTGGAATCAAAACACTTTCGCTGTATCCTACTGTCTGAGAATTGATAAATTAGATGCATACCAGAGCTATGCACGGGATTATTAATcagtttattttattgaagTAAAATTAATGTAATAGACAGGCTTCAGAGAGCCAGCAATCTAAGGAGGACGATGCTGCAAAAACCGAATCTTGCAGGCTTTTAGGCAAAAATTTCCCGCACCATGAAGTGCAAAACCATTGTCACAACTAATAAGTCATATGACTCATACCCATTCTTACTCCTGAGATTGGCAAGTGGTATATCGTCAACGGCTGCAAGATTGAGCCCTTCGAGATATTGGAGGGAGGAGAGGGAGCTGTTTCTCCTGATGCTGCAACATAACCAGCTGCAGCTGAAGTTGAGGCTGATAATGGCAGGCTGGGTGTCACGGTTAGTCCCATCATGGGTCATGTCACAGTTAGGAAGCAATAGCGAACCACTTGGAGATGCCTCATCTTTTTTGAGCAGGTGAAAAGATAAACAGTAAACTCTTCATGGTCTTGTAGAAACTACTAGGATTGGTGAAATTGCCGTGAACACAAGACATTTTTTCAATATGATGATTGCTTTCTTTGAGGAAAGGCTGCACTTTCTTAATACCACTTGGAAATTCCGCATCAGGTAAGAGATGCAAAAACCGAACAGAGAGGAACTGAGAGGGAACAATTGACCGACTGATCTGGGTAAGGAGACTAGGAGGACGACCTAAGAGGGAGTTGAGCtcgaattcaaaatttatcatCCATGTGTTCAGGTTGGTATTGCTGAAATTATTCTGATTTGATGCTTTCATGCGGTTTCTTTTATGAAACAGTATAAGCCAGTTGAGTTGCTAAATGGAAATTGGTAAGTTCATGGATCAACCTAATGTTCCTGCATGTTGGTGGATTCCGCGAGGAACTACATTGCTGCATATATTCATCTAATTTCTAGAGTCAATTGTGATTTTAGAGCTTGTTATGCAAAGGATTTTGGTTGGGGGGAGTATGGAGGTTCTGCTGAACAAAGTTCTTTTATTAGctgaattattttgttaataattGGCTCACAAACTTTTCCCCAATTATGCGCTTAAAAAGTGTTGATATGGAATATTTTGCctctagagagagaaattggGTGTAGTAAGGGATAATTGCTACTGAACAAATAAGATACTAAACTCCGAAATTTCTTAATTcagtataaatataaattaatgatgAGATAAGAACTACGTGGACTCTGATTCTCGATATAACGAGATACGTAGGCACTCCATAGTCGTGGAGTTCGAGTTCATCCATTCTATTAGTTCGAGTCCATCCATTCTATTTGACTACAAAGCCTGGGCTGCTACCTAAGTCTTCCGGGTCAGAGACTCCCTTTGTAAGTATAAGCCTTATGGCAAGAGACTTAAAACACCGCCGAATCAATACAATCCCTTGAATTGAGTTAAGAATCGAATTGAATAAGCTAACAACGTCTACTTAATGATTATGCAGTGTTCAAGTACACGCCACCGAACCACAACGTCTTCAGGTTGAACCAGACTGGGTTCCAGGACTGCATCAAGCCGCAGGAGAACCTGGCCCTGATGACCGGAAATGACATCATCCAGCTCACGAGCCCAGGGAAGAATGGTACCTAGTGACCACTGCAGCAAGTTCCGGCAGAAGCTCGCCATCAACATGCTTGAAGCTGATGCTCCTTCTCCAGCTCTGGCTGCTCCGAATCAGACCACTTCCTCCAACCAGTACTCCTCTGCCTTCTCCATCAAGCTTTCCTCCGGATCTCAGATCTTTGCAGCTGCTGGTGTCGCTGCTGCCGTGGCTATGTCCCCGTTCTAACCACATCTCGTGATGTTCAGCATTTGTTTATCTCTGATATGGTGGCTTCATGCCCCAAAACAATTTGATTACTATGTTCACTTTAAtccttcatttttctttacatGGCACTTGGAATCGAAACATTCTTGTATCCTATTGTTTGagaattaatgaaatttatttgattattgaatttttacttGGCCTGCTGTTACCATCCGTGCCGACAATAGTCTATATAAAATGGTATTATTCTTGAATTGAAACGAGAGAATAAGAAAATGATAAGCATATAACTACCAGCTGGATAAGAAGCTTCAGAGAGGAAGCAATCAAAGACAAAACGAATATAATTCCCAGAAGGACGATGCTGCAAAAACCAAACCATGCAGGCTTTCGCAAAAATTTTTTACACCACAAAACCATTGTCATAAGTCATATGACTCTTATCCATTCCGACTCCTGAGA is a genomic window containing:
- the LOC116204352 gene encoding uclacyanin 1-like yields the protein MIHKDPLNDIVVFKYTPPNHVFEMNQTGFQYCIKPPVNLALTTGNDVVTIVTPGKKRYICGVGEHCILFQQKLAINVREANAPTPAPAPTALAPTPSSNQYFSSAFSIIALLRI